Part of the Arthrobacter globiformis genome is shown below.
AGGGCAGACGAGACCGGTCCGAATGGATCTGGCTGCTGCACGACGATGCGGCACCTGCCCCGGAAGCGCTGGCCGAACTGCTGTATGCAGTGGAGCGCGCCCCGTCCGTTACTGTCGCGGGCTGCAAGCAGCTGGACTGGAACGCCAGGCGGCGCCTGATCGACGTCGGGCTTTCCACCAGCCGCTGGGCTGAGCGGCTCACGCTCATCGAGGCGGACGAACTCGACCAGGGCCAATACGACGGACGTTCCGACACCTTCGCGGTCAACTCCGCCGGCATGCTGGTCCGGCGCGACATTTGGGAGCACCTCAAAGGGTTTGACCCGGCTCTCCCCGGCACGGGCGACGACGTCGACTTCTGCTGGCGGAACCGGCTGGCCGGACACCGGGTGGTGGTGGTTCCCAGCGCGAGGATGTTCCATGTGTCCCACCGGCCGCATGCCCTTGGCACGGCCTCGGCCGCGCGCAGGGCGCAGGTGCACCTGCGGCTCAAGCACGCCCCGCTGTGGGCGCTGCCGCTGCACGCTGTCGGCGCCCTCTTCGGGAGCCTCCTCCGGCTGATTTTCAGCATCGCCGTGAAGGATCCCGGATACGGCTTCTCGCAACTCCTGGCAACAGCCGCAGCCCTCGCCAGGCCCGCCGCCCTCGCCCGGGGGCGGCGCAACGCTGCCCGCACCCGCCGTGTCCGCCGTTCCGTGGTCAAAGCGCTGCAGACCGAACGGCGCGAAGTGTGGGGCCACCGGCGCTCTCTGATGGAGGCCTTGGGCGCAGACGACGCCGGGGCCTCCGAGGACAGCAATGATCCGCTGGAGGAACAGCCCAGCGGCGACTCGACAGACGACTTCGCGGCTCTGTCGACGAACGAGCGGGGCTGGGTGGGCAACGGTGCCGTCGCCGCGGTGATTCTCGCCACCGTGGCGTCCTTCGCCGGCCTTGCCGCGCTTTTCCAGGCCGACGCTGCCGCCGGAGGCGCACTCCTGCCCGTCTCAGCCCGGCTGGAGGACATCTGGCACCGCGCCTCCAGCTGGTGGATCGGACTGGGCGCCGGACTTCCGGGGCACGGCGACCCCTTCGGCTATGTCCTCTGGATCCTCGGCCTGCTGGGCGGAGGCAACGCGAACGGCGCCGTTATCTGGCTGCTTCTGCTGGCCATGCCGCTCTCCGGCCTGGCTGCCTGGTTCGCCTCCGGCGCCCTGACTTCCTACCGCCGGTTCCGGCTGGCGGGTGCGCTGGTCTGGGCAGCAGCGCCAGCCCTGCAGGTGGCTGTCAACCAAGGGCGCCTCGGAGCCCTGCTGGCGCACGTCATGATGCCGCTGCTGGTCCTGGCGCTGCTGCGGGCCACCGGTTCCGCTCTCGGACGCGGCCGCTTCGCCCCCGTTCCGGCCGGCAGCCCCGCGGACCAGCCGCCGGCCAAGCCTGGAGTCAATGGCACGCCGTCGTGGACGGCAGCCGCAGCTGCCGGGCTGGCGCTGGCGGTCATCACCGCCGCAGCCCCGTCGCTCCTGCTGCCGGCCGCCGTCGTGATCATTGTCCTGAGCCTGCTGCTGGGCAAGCGCGGACGCACGCTCTGGTGGGCACTGCTGCCGAGCGCTGCCCTGTTTGTACCGTTTGCGCTGTCTACCCTCGACCGGCCCAGGGCCCTGCTTGCCGACCCCGGACTGCCGCTGCCCTTCGAGGCCGCTGCGGTGTGGCAGCAGATCCTGGGCCAGCCGCTCGGTTTCGACCCGGCCGGCGGTCTCTCCGGGCTGCCGCTCTTTTCCGGCGGCTCCGTCCCCTGGGCGTTGCTGCTGGCCCTCCTGATCGGAGCCCCGCTCCTGGCGCTGGCTGTAGCCGCGCTCTTCGTTCCGCTCCGGATCCACCCGGACCGCCGCGGCCGTGTCGCCAGGGCCCTCTGGGCCGCGGCGCTGGTGGTGCTGGCCGGCGGATGGCTGGCAGCCCACGTCGCCACCGGGGCCGGCCCACAGGCCCTCGTGACGCCTTTCACCGGTCCTGCAGTCTCGGCCGCCGTGTTCGGGCTGCTTGGAGCGGCCATCATCGGCGGCGACGGCCTCCTGGCGCTTGCCGGTTCCGGAACAGACAACGGGTCCCGCGGCGGCAGAGTGCGGCACGCCGCCGTGGCCCGCGGTGCCGCGGCGCTGGCGCTGGTGCTCCTGCTCGCCGGACCGCTGGCCGGGCTGGCCGTCTGGACGGTGCAGAATGTCGTTCAGCCGGCCGACGCCGCGGTGCACACTGAAACTGCCGACCTCGGGGCGCCCCGGCTCGTGGGTCCCACGGACCCGCGTATGCTGCCCGCCACCGCTGTGGACCGCGGTGAGGGACCGGAGCAGACCCGGACGCTGCTGATCAGCACCGGCGAGGACGGAACGTACAGCGCCACCCTTATGCGCGGCGGCGGCACGACGCTCGACAGCCTCTCAACCATCGCGGCCGCCCGGGACATCCTGGGCAACCCCGGGCAGGAATCGGTCCGCGACGACGA
Proteins encoded:
- a CDS encoding glycosyltransferase; this encodes MVAHNGSDYLPRTLSALAAQTRPADTVIGVDTGSQDNSAALLQRAVGDANVITVNGGKAGMGAAVRAGLAALAPWSRQGRRDRSEWIWLLHDDAAPAPEALAELLYAVERAPSVTVAGCKQLDWNARRRLIDVGLSTSRWAERLTLIEADELDQGQYDGRSDTFAVNSAGMLVRRDIWEHLKGFDPALPGTGDDVDFCWRNRLAGHRVVVVPSARMFHVSHRPHALGTASAARRAQVHLRLKHAPLWALPLHAVGALFGSLLRLIFSIAVKDPGYGFSQLLATAAALARPAALARGRRNAARTRRVRRSVVKALQTERREVWGHRRSLMEALGADDAGASEDSNDPLEEQPSGDSTDDFAALSTNERGWVGNGAVAAVILATVASFAGLAALFQADAAAGGALLPVSARLEDIWHRASSWWIGLGAGLPGHGDPFGYVLWILGLLGGGNANGAVIWLLLLAMPLSGLAAWFASGALTSYRRFRLAGALVWAAAPALQVAVNQGRLGALLAHVMMPLLVLALLRATGSALGRGRFAPVPAGSPADQPPAKPGVNGTPSWTAAAAAGLALAVITAAAPSLLLPAAVVIIVLSLLLGKRGRTLWWALLPSAALFVPFALSTLDRPRALLADPGLPLPFEAAAVWQQILGQPLGFDPAGGLSGLPLFSGGSVPWALLLALLIGAPLLALAVAALFVPLRIHPDRRGRVARALWAAALVVLAGGWLAAHVATGAGPQALVTPFTGPAVSAAVFGLLGAAIIGGDGLLALAGSGTDNGSRGGRVRHAAVARGAAALALVLLLAGPLAGLAVWTVQNVVQPADAAVHTETADLGAPRLVGPTDPRMLPATAVDRGEGPEQTRTLLISTGEDGTYSATLMRGGGTTLDSLSTIAAARDILGNPGQESVRDDDEVTAALRTSVATLVAARGVDPRPELERLGVGFVVLRAADTAAQLTASRMDAVPGLTAVGPTDSGWLWRVTPLNDAVLQPADVAHRVRIVDSKGATIGLVRSDLTGAQASVPKGPEGRLLVLAERADPGWTAWLDGRKLTSTTSGWSQAFTLPPQAGQVTVRYESPWALWSGILQAAVIGLTVLLALPMPARRPNTGLSRDEGSLRKEYQNA